From the bacterium genome, the window CCATCGGCGCGACCACCCTCAACTATGGCCGCTCCAACGGCGACACGCGCCGCGATCTCGACAACCGGCCCACCTGGCGGTACCGATTCGGTTTCGATCTCGATGAGCGGACGCCCCTGGCCCCCAACCTCGGCAGCGGCTCGCAGATTCTGGTCAACACAAAATCCGACAAGGAAACCTTCAGCGCCAAAAACCAGATCAACCTCTTCGGCGTGATCAATCTCAGCAGCGGCTACACCGCCAACAAGACCTCGACGATCAAGGCCGGCTCCTCCAGTAACGCCACCGAAGGCGTCATCTTCCCGTCGCTGTCCACCGGTCTGCAGCGCCTGGAGCGTTTCTTCCTGTTGCGCTGGCTGTTCTCCTCCGCCTCGGCCCGCTTCGGCTATGAGCGCAAGCGCGACGAGGCCTTCACCGGCGGCGTGCGCCAGTCGGAGACGATCACCAAGCAGTTCGCGCCGCTGTTCTCGGTGCAGGGCACGACCAAAAACGGGATCACCACCAACGTCAGCTACGATGTCGGCGACGCCGAGACCCGGCAGTTCAACAACCGCCAGATCCTGCGCAAGGAGGCCAGTTCGCTGCGCATCACCGGCAACTACTCCTTCTCCTCGCCCAACGGCATCCCGCTGCCGATCCTGCGCGGCCTGCGGCTGCGCTCAACCATGTCGCTGTCGGTGGGCATCAACTACAAAATCGACGAGTCCTACAACCGACCCGACAGCGTGGCGAGTTTCACGCTCACCGGCTCGAGCAAGTCGCTGTCGATCACCCCGCAGGCGACCTACTCCTTCTCGATGCGCGTCAAGGGCGGGATGACCGCCGAGTGGACCGACCGCAACGACATCTCGCCCAGCTCCGGCCGCCGCAAGACCCATGTCCGCAGTCTCGGATTCTGGGCCGAGTTCACCTTCTAAGTCCGGTTACTCCCGGCCGATCCTCGCGCTACCGCGCGCCGCCGTCATCCCCTATACTCTCCCCATGCGCATCGCCCTGACTCTGCTTCTGGCGCTCTCCGCCGTGGCCTGCGCCGCGCCGCAACCGACCTTCGACGGCGACCGCGCCTTCGCCGATTTGGCCCGCCAGGTGCAGTTCGGCCCGCGCATCCCCGGCAGCGGCGGCCACCTCCAGTGCGTCGAGTGGATCATCGCCCAATTGCGCCCGCTGGCCGACTCGGTCTGGACCCAGCCCTTCCGCGGCGTCATCCTCGGCCGCTCCGACACCGTGGCGATGATGAACATCATCGCCCGCTTCAATCCCGACGCCGGGGAGAGGATTCTGCTCAGTGCGCACTGGGACACACGGCCCCATGCCGACTTCGATCCCGATTCGACGCTCCGCGCCCAGCCCATCGCCGGCGCCAACGATGGCGCCTCCGGCGTCGCCGTGCTCCTCGAATTGGCGCGCCTGTTTGACTCGATGCCGCCGCCGATCGGCGTCGATCTGGCTTTCTATGACGGCGAGGACAGCGGCGACTATGGCGACAGCCCCGGACGCTGGTGCCAGGGTTCATTTCACTTCGCCGCCCGTCTGCCCGCCCGCTACCGCTGGGCGATCAACGTTGACATGATCGGCGACAAGGATCTGACAATCCCCATCGAAGCCAATTCATACCGCCTCGCGCCCGAACTGGTCGATCGCGTCTGGTCCCAGGCCGAAAAACTGGGCGAGACCGCCTTTCAGCGCGCGCGCGGCAGCGATGTCTTCGATGACCACATGCCCCTGCTGGCCAAGGGCATCACCGCCATCAACATCATCGACTTCGACTATCCCCATTGGCACACCACCCACGACACGATCGACAAGTGCGCTCCGGCGTCGCTGACGGCCGTCGGACGCGTCTTGGTCGGCGTGGTCTATGACCTCTGATGCCCGACCGCGATTCTGACCATCACGCCGGGCCGTATGGCTTCAGCCGCCGCGAGATCGTCGCGCTTTTGGCGCTCGCGCTCGTCGGTTGCGCGTTGGTGGCCATCGATCACTGGGCCGAAAGCCGCCGTCCCCAGGCGCCCGTCTGGGCGTTGGAGGATGTCTTCCTCGAACCGCGTGCCGAGCCCGACTCCGCCCGACACGCCGGCGATTCAGCCGCCGCGCGTCCCCGTCGCGACTACGCCCAGGAGATCGACATCAACACCGCCGATGTGCGCGCCCTGGCGCGTCTGCCCGGCATCGGCCCGGAGCTGGCGCGACGGATCGTCGCCGAACGAGACGCCAACGGCGCCTTCGTCAATCTGATCGATCTGCAGCGTGTCCGCGGCATCGGCCCGCGCAAGGCCGCGATGCTCTCCGGCTGGGTCAGATTCTCCCAGCCCGCCGCCGACACCGCGGGCAAGGGAGGGCAGCCGTGAGGATCATCGCCGGCCGCTTCAAGGGACGCCGTCTTGCGCCGGTTCCCGATCCCGCCGTACGCTCCACCGCCGACCGGGTCAAGGAATCGCTCTTCAATATTCTCATGCACGATGTCCCCGGCGCGGTGGTGCTCGATTTGTTTTGCGGCGCCGGCACACTCGGCCTCGAGGCGATCTCGCGCGGCGCCGCGCAGGTCGTCTTCGTCGATCGCTCGCCGAAATCGCTGCGCAAGACGCTCGACAACGCCAGGTCGCTGGGCATCGGGTCGGAGATGGAGACCCTTCGCGCCGATGCGTTGGCCGCGCTCAAATCGCTGCGCGCCGACCGTCACGCCTTCACGCTCATCCTCGCCGATCCGCCCTATGGCGAGGGCTGGCCGGCCAAGGTCCTGCGCGCCGTCGCCGCCGCCGACTGCCGCGCCGATGAGGGGGTCCTGGTCATCGAATCGCACAAGAAGGATGAACCCGGCGATCCGCCCCCGGGATTTTCCGTCTGGACTACGCGGCGCTTTGGCGATACTCTGCTTTCCTTCTGGCGCTGGGCGCCCAGCCAATCGCAGGAGCCATCATGACCAAGTCCGCCGCCAATGACCGTCTCGGCATCTATCCCGGCACCTTCGACCCGATCACCAACGGCCATCTC encodes:
- the rsmD gene encoding 16S rRNA (guanine(966)-N(2))-methyltransferase RsmD codes for the protein MRIIAGRFKGRRLAPVPDPAVRSTADRVKESLFNILMHDVPGAVVLDLFCGAGTLGLEAISRGAAQVVFVDRSPKSLRKTLDNARSLGIGSEMETLRADALAALKSLRADRHAFTLILADPPYGEGWPAKVLRAVAAADCRADEGVLVIESHKKDEPGDPPPGFSVWTTRRFGDTLLSFWRWAPSQSQEPS
- a CDS encoding ComEA family DNA-binding protein, with the protein product MPDRDSDHHAGPYGFSRREIVALLALALVGCALVAIDHWAESRRPQAPVWALEDVFLEPRAEPDSARHAGDSAAARPRRDYAQEIDINTADVRALARLPGIGPELARRIVAERDANGAFVNLIDLQRVRGIGPRKAAMLSGWVRFSQPAADTAGKGGQP
- a CDS encoding M28 family peptidase; translated protein: MRIALTLLLALSAVACAAPQPTFDGDRAFADLARQVQFGPRIPGSGGHLQCVEWIIAQLRPLADSVWTQPFRGVILGRSDTVAMMNIIARFNPDAGERILLSAHWDTRPHADFDPDSTLRAQPIAGANDGASGVAVLLELARLFDSMPPPIGVDLAFYDGEDSGDYGDSPGRWCQGSFHFAARLPARYRWAINVDMIGDKDLTIPIEANSYRLAPELVDRVWSQAEKLGETAFQRARGSDVFDDHMPLLAKGITAINIIDFDYPHWHTTHDTIDKCAPASLTAVGRVLVGVVYDL